From one Humulus lupulus chromosome 8, drHumLupu1.1, whole genome shotgun sequence genomic stretch:
- the LOC133798057 gene encoding uncharacterized protein LOC133798057, giving the protein MLQRWNRAFSHLSRLGSQSQKNLNFRNDFYVISRQNYKKAAATVAPTTTADNVEMRFPNETAVNLDKMFWSKPCSLALDPSSPLRIEEPKYQGIKHIMLKLMLFYSKQSRSIRGANAVYSRITSQVDEPAIYEVFNLEKTFKTTFSLLVLHMWLCLRRLKQEGKEGVEFGQNLYEIYNHDVELRVSQAGVNLLLTKWMKDLERIFYGNIVAYDAAILPEAKQGELQNVIWRNVFSDDGSSEPDATASRTVQAMARYASREVSCLSLTDKEAMLSGNFMFTPLKNVKAKPV; this is encoded by the exons ATGTTGCAAAGATGGAACAGGGCCTTTTCTCATCTGTCAAGACTGGGATCACAGTCACAGAAGAACTTGAATTTTAGAAATGATTTCTATGTCATTTCACGTCAAAATTACAAGAAGGCTGCTGCAACTGTGGCTCCTACTACTACGGCTGATAACGTGGAAATGAGATTTCCTAACGAAACTGCG GTTAATCTGGATAAAATGTTTTGGTCCAAGCCCTGCTCATTGGCTTTGGATCCCTCTTCCCCACTGAGAATTGAAGAGCCAAAATATCAAGGCATTAAGCATATTATGCTCAAGCTGATGCTGTTTTATTCCAAACAAAGCAGATCTATTAGGGGGGCAAATGCAGTTTACTCGCGGATTACCTCACAAGTTGACGAACCTGCAATTTATGAAG TGTTCAACTTGGAGAAGACCTTTAAAACAACATTTTCTTTACTTGTGCTTCATATGTGGCTTTGCTTGCGCCGCTTGAAACAAGAGGGAAAAGAAGGTGTTGAATTTGGGCAGAACTTGTATGAGATTTATAATCATGATGTGGAGCTTAGAGTATCTCAAGCTGGG GTTAACTTACTATTGACTAAATGGATGAAGGATTTAGAGAGAATATTCTATGGAAACATCGTTGCTTATGATGCTGCCATTCTTCCAGAAGCTAAACAGGGTGAGCTTCAAAATGTCATATGGAG GAATGTTTTCTCAGATGATGGTTCATCAGAGCCAGATGCTACTGCATCTCGAACAGTTCAG GCAATGGCCAGGTATGCTTCTCGAGAAGTTAGTTGTCTGTCCTTGACAG ATAAAGAGGCTATGTTGTCTGGAAACTTTATGTTTACACCATTGAAGAATGTGAAGGCAAAACCCGTTTAG